A genome region from Prionailurus viverrinus isolate Anna chromosome A3, UM_Priviv_1.0, whole genome shotgun sequence includes the following:
- the POLE4 gene encoding DNA polymerase epsilon subunit 4 isoform X2 — MAAAAAGNGTPREEEGPSGEAAAPPPQAPTSVPGARLSRLPLARVKALVKADPDVTLAGQEAIFILARAAELFVETIAKDAYCCAQQGKRKTLQRRDLDNAIEAVDEFAFLEGTLD; from the exons atggcggcggcggcggctggaaATGGGACACCCCGCGAGGAGGAGGGGCCCAGTGGGGAGGCAGCGGCCCCGCCGCCGCAGGCCCCGACAAGTGTGCCCGGAGCTCGTCTCTCGAGGTTGCCGTTAGCGCGAGTGAAGGCCTTGGTGAAGGCGGACCCCGACGTGACCCTCGCGGGACAGGAAGCCATCTTCATTCTGGCACGAGCAGCG GAATTATTTGTGGAGACCATTGCAAAAGATGCCTACTGCTGTGCTCaacaaggaaagaggaaaaccCTTCAGAGGAGAGATTTGG ATAATGCAATAGAAGCCGTGGATGAATTTGCTTTTCTGGAAG gaactTTGGATTGA
- the LOC125162567 gene encoding 60S ribosomal protein L12-like, with protein MPPTFDPNEIKVVYLRCTDGEVGATSVLAPKIVPLRLSPKKIGDDIAKATGDWQGLRITVKLIIRNRQLQTEVVSPASALIIKVLKELPRDRKKQKNIKHSGNITFDEIVNIAWQMRHRFLARELSGNIKEILGTTQSAGYNVDGHPHDIVDDINSGSVACLAS; from the coding sequence ATGCCACCTACGTTCGACCCCAATGAAATCAAAGTTGTATACCTGAGGTGCACCGATGGCGAAGTGGGTGCCACATCTGTCCTGGCCCCAAAGATCGTCCCATTGCGTCTGTCTCCAAAAAAGATTGGTGATGATATCGCCAAAGCAACTGGTGATTGGCAGGGTCTGAGGATTACAGTGAAACTGATCATTCGGAACAGACAGCTCCAGACTGAAGTGGTATCTCCTGCTTCTGCCCTGATTATCAAAGTCCTCAAGGAACttccaagagacagaaagaagcagaaaaacattaaACACAGTGGAAATATCACTTTTGATGAGATTGTCAACATTGCCTGGCAGATGCGGCACCGATTTTTAGCTAGAGAACTCTCTGGAAACATTAAAGAGATTCTGGGGACCACCCAGTCTGCAGGCTATAATGTTGATGGCCACCCTCATGACATCGTAGATGACATCAATAGTGGTTCAGTGGCATGCCTAGCTAGTTAA
- the POLE4 gene encoding DNA polymerase epsilon subunit 4 isoform X1 gives MAAAAAGNGTPREEEGPSGEAAAPPPQAPTSVPGARLSRLPLARVKALVKADPDVTLAGQEAIFILARAAELFVETIAKDAYCCAQQGKRKTLQRRDLDNAIEAVDEFAFLEERARMLEREGQREGERERIPGIQYCQLNAGFIMS, from the exons atggcggcggcggcggctggaaATGGGACACCCCGCGAGGAGGAGGGGCCCAGTGGGGAGGCAGCGGCCCCGCCGCCGCAGGCCCCGACAAGTGTGCCCGGAGCTCGTCTCTCGAGGTTGCCGTTAGCGCGAGTGAAGGCCTTGGTGAAGGCGGACCCCGACGTGACCCTCGCGGGACAGGAAGCCATCTTCATTCTGGCACGAGCAGCG GAATTATTTGTGGAGACCATTGCAAAAGATGCCTACTGCTGTGCTCaacaaggaaagaggaaaaccCTTCAGAGGAGAGATTTGG ATAATGCAATAGAAGCCGTGGATGAATTTGCTTTTCTGGAAG agagagctcgcATGCTTgagcgagaggggcagagagagggggaaagagagagaatcccaggaatcCAGTACTGTCAGCTCAACGCGGGGTtcatcatgagctga